Proteins encoded by one window of Pseudomonas coleopterorum:
- the cysB gene encoding HTH-type transcriptional regulator CysB, whose protein sequence is MKLQQLRYIWEVAHHDLNVSATAQSLYTSQPGISKQIRLLEDELGVEVFARSGKHLTRVTPAGERIITTAGEILRKVESIKQIAQEFSNEKKGTLSIATTHTQARYALPTVISSFIKQYPDVALHMHQGSPMQIAEMAADGTVDFAIATEGLDSFGDLIMMPCYRWNRCIAVPQGHPLTKVPKLTLEALAEYPIVTYVFGFTGRSKLDEAFSRRGLAPKVVFTAADADVIKTYVRLGLGVGIVAKMAVDPKLDNDLVVLDADHLFESSVTRIGFRRGTFLRGFMCDFIEKFAPHLTREVMAKAIQCHNKQELEALFEGVELPEH, encoded by the coding sequence ATGAAGCTTCAACAACTGCGCTACATCTGGGAGGTAGCGCACCACGATCTCAACGTCTCCGCCACGGCGCAAAGCCTGTATACCTCGCAGCCAGGTATCAGCAAGCAGATCCGCCTGCTGGAAGACGAACTGGGTGTTGAAGTCTTCGCACGCAGCGGCAAGCACCTGACCCGCGTCACGCCGGCAGGTGAGCGCATCATCACCACCGCCGGTGAAATCCTGCGCAAGGTGGAAAGCATCAAGCAGATCGCCCAGGAATTCTCCAACGAGAAGAAGGGCACGCTGTCCATCGCCACCACCCACACCCAGGCGCGCTATGCCCTGCCGACGGTGATCAGCAGCTTCATCAAGCAGTACCCGGACGTGGCCTTGCACATGCACCAGGGCTCACCGATGCAGATCGCCGAAATGGCTGCCGACGGCACCGTCGACTTCGCCATCGCCACCGAAGGCCTGGATTCGTTCGGTGACCTGATCATGATGCCGTGCTACCGCTGGAACCGCTGCATCGCGGTGCCCCAGGGGCATCCCCTGACCAAGGTGCCGAAACTGACCCTGGAAGCGCTCGCCGAATACCCGATCGTCACCTACGTGTTCGGTTTCACCGGCCGTTCCAAGCTGGACGAAGCGTTCTCGCGCCGCGGCCTGGCGCCGAAAGTGGTGTTCACCGCGGCCGATGCCGACGTGATCAAAACCTACGTGCGTCTGGGGCTGGGCGTGGGCATCGTGGCCAAGATGGCCGTCGATCCCAAGCTCGACAATGACCTGGTGGTGCTCGACGCCGACCATCTGTTCGAATCCAGCGTGACCCGTATCGGCTTCCGCCGTGGCACCTTCCTGCGCGGCTTCATGTGCGACTTCATCGAGAAATTCGCGCCGCACCTCACCCGCGAGGTCATGGCCAAGGCCATCCAGTGCCACAACAAGCAGGAGCTCGAAGCCCTGTTCGAAGGCGTCGAGCTGCCCGAGCATTGA
- a CDS encoding universal stress protein: MIRSMLYATDLGVYAPFVMQHAVALARSFNAQLYVIHAVEPMGLIAESVLQSYLDESTLDRLHNHGLSAVMAGIETRVLQSLRSDLGDDEPDLALIRAVRVLQGDPAEVILDQAQRLKVDLLVLGSHSQVATVDVSLGRTATRVLQLSPAPVYLVPLTEQRSRLKS; encoded by the coding sequence ATGATCCGCTCCATGCTGTACGCCACTGACCTGGGGGTGTACGCCCCATTCGTCATGCAGCACGCCGTCGCCCTGGCGCGCAGCTTCAATGCGCAGCTGTATGTGATCCATGCCGTCGAGCCCATGGGCCTGATCGCCGAATCGGTGCTGCAGAGCTATCTGGACGAGTCCACCCTGGATCGCCTGCACAACCACGGCTTGAGCGCCGTGATGGCGGGGATTGAAACGAGGGTTCTGCAAAGCCTGCGCAGTGACCTGGGCGACGACGAGCCAGACCTTGCCTTGATCCGCGCCGTGCGGGTGCTTCAGGGCGATCCGGCCGAGGTCATTCTCGATCAGGCCCAGCGCCTGAAAGTGGACCTGCTGGTGCTGGGCAGCCACAGTCAGGTGGCTACCGTCGATGTTTCGCTGGGCCGCACGGCGACCCGCGTGTTGCAGCTGTCCCCGGCGCCGGTCTATCTGGTACCCCTCACAGAGCAACGCAGTCGCCTGAAGAGCTAG
- a CDS encoding 3-deoxy-7-phosphoheptulonate synthase, with product MADLPIDDLNVASNETLITPAQLKREIPLSAAAHKTVAAGREVVRDILDGRDHRLFVVIGPCSIHDIDAAHEYARRLKALAAEVSDTLYLVMRVYFEKPRTTVGWKGLINDPYLDDSFKIQDGLHIGRQLLLDLAEMGLPTATEALDPISPQYLQDLISWSAIGARTTESQTHREMASGLSSAVGFKNGTDGGLTVAINALQSVSNPHRFLGINQEGGVSIVTTKGNAYGHVVLRGGNGKPNYDSVSVAVCEQALEKAGIKANIMVDCSHANSNKDPALQPLVMENVANQILEGNQSIIGLMVESHLNWGSQSIPKDLGDLQYGVSVTDACIDWASTEKTLRSMHAKLKDVLPKRTR from the coding sequence ATGGCTGACCTACCGATCGACGACCTTAACGTCGCCTCCAATGAAACCCTCATCACGCCTGCCCAGCTGAAGCGGGAAATTCCGCTCAGCGCCGCTGCGCACAAGACCGTCGCCGCTGGCCGTGAAGTGGTGCGCGATATCCTCGATGGGCGCGATCATCGCCTGTTCGTGGTCATCGGCCCCTGCTCGATCCACGACATCGATGCGGCGCACGAGTATGCCCGCCGCCTGAAGGCGCTGGCCGCCGAAGTATCGGACACCCTGTACCTGGTGATGCGCGTCTACTTCGAGAAGCCGCGCACCACGGTCGGCTGGAAAGGCCTGATCAACGATCCGTACCTGGATGACTCGTTCAAGATCCAGGATGGCCTGCACATCGGTCGGCAATTGCTGCTGGACCTAGCCGAGATGGGCCTGCCTACCGCCACCGAAGCCCTTGACCCGATCTCGCCGCAGTACCTGCAGGACCTGATCAGTTGGTCGGCCATCGGCGCGCGCACCACCGAATCCCAGACCCACCGCGAAATGGCTTCGGGCCTGTCTTCGGCCGTGGGCTTCAAGAACGGTACCGATGGTGGCCTGACCGTGGCCATCAATGCCCTGCAGTCGGTGTCCAACCCTCACCGTTTCCTGGGAATCAACCAGGAAGGTGGCGTCTCCATCGTCACCACCAAGGGCAATGCCTACGGCCACGTGGTTCTGCGTGGTGGCAACGGCAAGCCCAACTATGATTCGGTCAGCGTGGCGGTGTGCGAGCAAGCGCTGGAGAAGGCCGGCATCAAGGCCAACATCATGGTCGACTGCAGCCATGCCAACTCCAACAAGGACCCGGCGCTGCAACCTCTGGTGATGGAGAACGTGGCCAACCAGATTCTGGAGGGCAACCAGTCGATCATCGGCCTGATGGTGGAAAGCCATTTGAATTGGGGAAGCCAGTCGATACCCAAGGACTTGGGCGACCTGCAATACGGGGTGTCGGTCACCGATGCGTGCATCGACTGGGCCAGCACCGAAAAGACGCTGCGCAGCATGCACGCGAAACTCAAGGATGTATTGCCAAAGCGTACGCGCTGA
- a CDS encoding GNAT family N-acetyltransferase — MSEALSIHHDQAGHQFETNIDGHRAYLTYMDLGKQTLDIYRTFVPNALRGRGIAAALTEQALDYAESHGYTVIPSCSYVERYMERHQRRAAKL, encoded by the coding sequence ATGAGCGAGGCGCTATCCATCCACCACGACCAGGCCGGTCACCAGTTCGAAACCAACATCGACGGCCACCGTGCGTACCTGACGTACATGGACCTGGGCAAACAGACCCTGGACATCTACCGCACCTTCGTCCCCAACGCCCTGCGCGGGCGCGGGATCGCTGCAGCGTTGACCGAGCAGGCCTTGGACTACGCCGAAAGCCATGGCTATACGGTGATTCCGTCCTGCTCGTATGTCGAACGCTACATGGAGCGCCATCAGCGTCGTGCGGCAAAGCTGTAA
- a CDS encoding Lpp/OprI family alanine-zipper lipoprotein: MNNALKFSALALAAVLATGCSSASKETEARLTATEDAAARSQARADEAYRKADEALTAAQKAQQTADEANERALRMLDKASRK, encoded by the coding sequence ATGAACAACGCTCTGAAATTCTCTGCACTGGCCCTGGCCGCCGTTCTGGCTACCGGTTGCAGCAGCGCATCCAAAGAAACCGAAGCTCGTCTGACCGCTACCGAAGACGCCGCTGCACGTTCGCAAGCCCGTGCCGACGAAGCCTACCGCAAGGCTGACGAAGCACTGACCGCTGCTCAGAAAGCTCAGCAGACTGCCGACGAAGCCAACGAGCGCGCCCTGCGCATGCTCGACAAGGCCAGCCGCAAGTAA